A genomic stretch from Hydrogenimonas urashimensis includes:
- a CDS encoding NFACT RNA binding domain-containing protein, with protein MKYYQLKAVADYLKRFGRIRKAERIDDNVIRLFFDRAHAIAFDLTRGGGDIFEASDLHGARSYHAPFDTMLKKRFGGAKILDVSMVGGDRILRIDAVLEGAYKALKSTLQLEFTGRHTNAIILDDKGNVLEALRHVDSDASFRVVKPGVPLKPLPPYAGPRKEGHIDDVKTWLTARAAERAQTRLERLKARHSLSLEKKIERLKKELAKLPDKAALEKRADEMKQKGAIVLAHLHEINPYDTKLETLDFQGNPVRIDLPGLPNPKRMGEHFYALSKRAANKAARLHIEEESLKSRLAFYERLRENVQKAKREEEISLLFPPRVQRKKKEAGAQCEIFWIDNFRVMVGRNERENIWVLKHARASDLWLHLKDRPSAHCIIQSGGKKQIPREIVEKAARICVETSVMQPGNYPVDVTQRRNVKIVHGAHVNYVNYDTIMVKKM; from the coding sequence ATGAAATACTATCAGTTGAAAGCCGTGGCGGACTATCTGAAAAGATTCGGCCGCATCAGAAAAGCCGAGCGGATCGACGACAACGTCATCCGTCTTTTCTTCGACAGAGCCCATGCCATTGCCTTCGATCTTACGCGCGGCGGCGGCGATATCTTCGAGGCCTCCGATCTGCATGGTGCGCGAAGCTACCATGCGCCGTTTGATACGATGCTCAAAAAACGTTTCGGCGGTGCGAAGATTCTGGATGTCTCGATGGTGGGCGGTGACAGGATTCTTCGCATCGACGCGGTGCTCGAGGGTGCCTACAAAGCGCTCAAAAGTACGCTCCAGCTGGAGTTCACGGGCCGCCATACGAATGCGATCATTCTGGATGACAAAGGGAACGTGCTCGAAGCGCTGCGCCATGTCGACAGCGACGCCAGCTTCAGGGTCGTCAAACCCGGTGTGCCTCTCAAGCCCCTGCCGCCCTACGCCGGTCCCCGCAAAGAGGGGCATATAGACGATGTAAAGACCTGGCTAACAGCGCGCGCGGCCGAAAGGGCCCAAACGCGACTGGAGCGGCTGAAGGCACGCCATAGCCTCTCGCTCGAGAAGAAGATCGAACGCCTGAAGAAGGAGCTCGCGAAACTGCCCGACAAGGCGGCACTGGAGAAAAGAGCGGATGAGATGAAACAGAAGGGCGCCATCGTGCTCGCCCACCTGCACGAAATCAACCCCTACGACACGAAACTCGAGACTCTCGATTTCCAAGGCAACCCCGTCAGGATCGATCTGCCCGGGCTCCCCAACCCCAAAAGGATGGGCGAGCACTTCTACGCCCTCTCGAAGCGGGCGGCAAACAAGGCGGCCCGCCTGCATATCGAGGAGGAGAGTCTCAAGAGCCGGCTCGCTTTCTACGAAAGGTTGCGAGAAAATGTCCAAAAGGCCAAACGCGAAGAGGAGATATCGCTTCTCTTTCCGCCGCGTGTGCAGCGAAAAAAAAAGGAGGCCGGAGCGCAGTGTGAAATCTTCTGGATCGATAATTTCCGTGTCATGGTGGGTCGCAACGAGCGTGAGAATATCTGGGTTCTCAAACATGCCAGGGCATCAGACCTGTGGCTTCACCTCAAAGATCGTCCCTCCGCCCACTGCATCATCCAAAGCGGTGGGAAAAAGCAGATTCCCAGAGAGATCGTCGAAAAGGCGGCCAGGATCTGCGTGGAGACGAGTGTCATGCAGCCCGGCAACTATCCGGTGGATGTCACACAGCGCCGAAATGTCAAAATCGTCCATGGCGCCCATGTCAATTACGTCAATTACGATACAATAATGGTAAAGAAAATGTAA
- the mobA gene encoding molybdenum cofactor guanylyltransferase MobA — translation MRFPIPCVIFAGGKSSRMGRDKALLPFGGYDTLAEYQYRRLSVCFPTIYISAKGNKFPFEAPLIPDNKGKDLYAPTLGLQAAFERLQSDFFVLSVDTPFVEEKEIAEIYEAYRREERDAVIARSPSGIHPMCGIYTVKMIPKLKKMMEQGIHRLNHLLKNSDTLFVDFSEEEPFYNINTPQQYEAVIRH, via the coding sequence ATGCGTTTTCCAATTCCCTGCGTCATCTTCGCCGGGGGGAAGAGTTCCCGGATGGGACGCGACAAGGCGCTTCTGCCGTTTGGCGGATACGACACTCTTGCCGAGTATCAATACCGCCGTCTCTCGGTGTGCTTCCCAACCATTTACATCAGTGCCAAAGGGAACAAATTTCCTTTCGAGGCCCCGTTGATACCGGATAATAAAGGAAAGGACCTATACGCTCCCACTCTGGGGCTGCAGGCGGCTTTCGAAAGGCTGCAATCCGATTTTTTCGTTCTCAGTGTCGATACCCCTTTTGTGGAAGAGAAAGAGATTGCCGAAATTTACGAAGCGTATCGGAGGGAGGAAAGGGATGCGGTTATTGCCCGAAGTCCGTCCGGCATCCATCCGATGTGCGGTATCTACACCGTGAAGATGATACCGAAGTTAAAGAAGATGATGGAACAGGGCATCCATCGGTTGAACCATCTATTGAAAAATTCCGATACCCTTTTTGTGGATTTTTCGGAAGAAGAGCCTTTTTACAATATCAATACGCCGCAGCAGTACGAAGCGGTGATTCGGCACTGA
- a CDS encoding RBBP9/YdeN family alpha/beta hydrolase, whose amino-acid sequence MKRDKTLLLHGWGGSDWPHWQSWLAAELAKDYGTVSFPLIQHPHYPHLNRWKREVRAHLRDFRPTTVICHSLANTLWFHLCNDAESEPIETVEKLILVAPPSLTCQIETIKSFFPVEAPENLHAECATLVVSTDDPYMTLEEAWRLQERLKIPMKVIERAGHINADSGYGPWPWMLEYLKSGAICPKEGEAQ is encoded by the coding sequence GTGAAACGCGATAAGACCCTGCTGCTGCACGGCTGGGGCGGCAGTGACTGGCCGCACTGGCAGAGCTGGCTCGCCGCGGAGTTGGCCAAAGACTATGGCACCGTGAGCTTTCCGCTGATCCAGCATCCGCACTATCCGCATCTCAACCGATGGAAAAGGGAGGTGCGCGCCCATTTGAGAGATTTCAGGCCCACGACCGTCATCTGCCACTCTCTGGCCAACACCCTCTGGTTTCATCTGTGCAACGATGCCGAAAGCGAGCCGATCGAAACGGTCGAAAAACTGATCCTCGTCGCCCCGCCGAGCCTAACTTGCCAGATCGAGACGATCAAAAGCTTCTTTCCGGTGGAAGCCCCGGAAAACCTGCATGCCGAATGCGCGACGTTGGTCGTCTCGACCGACGATCCCTATATGACGCTCGAAGAGGCGTGGAGGCTGCAGGAGAGGCTGAAGATCCCGATGAAGGTGATCGAGCGCGCCGGCCACATCAACGCCGACAGCGGCTACGGCCCGTGGCCCTGGATGCTCGAATATCTCAAAAGCGGGGCAATCTGCCCAAAAGAAGGCGAGGCGCAATGA
- the dxr gene encoding 1-deoxy-D-xylulose-5-phosphate reductoisomerase, with product MILLGSTGSIGVNTLAVAERFNIRVEALAAGYNITLLKEQIQKFQPCFVSVATEALARQIDHPRVFWGEEGILKLIRAGQSAVVVNALVGFLGLRPTVTAIEEGKRVALANKESLVAAGAFIDPRALRPIDSEHFGLWYLLNGRTPKRMVITASGGAFRDRPIETIENATLEEALDHPNWSMGAKITIDSATMTNKLFELLEARWLYGCENVDAVIEPKSVVHAMVEFVDGATTAQMAHPDMKLPIAYALMDRVDVPVLEPVDLLSVGSLEFRPIDAARYPIWAIKEDLLAHPRRGVVVNAANEAAIGKFLAKEMPFGGIARLVIDAYKHFGHREPANLDEVFAIDDEVRRWCETR from the coding sequence ATGATCCTCCTGGGAAGCACCGGTTCCATCGGCGTCAATACGCTGGCAGTGGCCGAACGTTTCAATATCCGCGTCGAAGCACTGGCGGCCGGCTACAACATTACACTGCTCAAGGAGCAGATCCAAAAATTCCAGCCCTGCTTCGTCAGTGTCGCGACCGAAGCGCTGGCCAGGCAGATCGACCATCCGCGCGTCTTCTGGGGGGAAGAGGGGATATTGAAGCTGATCCGTGCCGGCCAGTCGGCCGTCGTGGTCAATGCGCTGGTCGGTTTTTTGGGGCTCCGCCCGACGGTGACGGCGATCGAGGAGGGCAAGAGGGTGGCGCTGGCCAACAAGGAGTCGCTCGTGGCCGCCGGCGCCTTCATCGACCCCAGGGCGCTGCGGCCGATCGACAGCGAACATTTCGGCCTCTGGTATCTGCTGAACGGCCGCACCCCGAAAAGAATGGTCATCACCGCCAGCGGCGGCGCCTTTCGCGACCGTCCGATCGAGACGATCGAAAACGCCACCCTCGAAGAGGCGCTCGATCATCCCAACTGGTCGATGGGGGCCAAAATCACGATCGACAGCGCGACGATGACCAACAAACTTTTCGAGCTGCTCGAAGCACGCTGGCTCTACGGGTGCGAGAATGTCGACGCCGTCATCGAGCCCAAGTCGGTCGTGCACGCGATGGTGGAGTTCGTCGACGGTGCGACGACGGCGCAGATGGCCCATCCCGATATGAAACTTCCGATCGCCTACGCCCTGATGGATCGCGTCGACGTACCGGTGCTCGAGCCGGTGGATCTGCTCTCCGTCGGCTCGCTGGAGTTTCGCCCGATCGATGCGGCGCGCTATCCGATCTGGGCGATCAAGGAAGATCTTCTGGCCCACCCCAGGCGCGGTGTGGTGGTGAATGCCGCCAACGAAGCGGCGATCGGGAAGTTTCTGGCCAAAGAGATGCCCTTCGGCGGCATTGCCCGCCTCGTGATCGATGCGTACAAACATTTTGGGCACCGCGAGCCCGCGAACCTCGACGAAGTCTTCGCGATCGACGACGAGGTGAGGAGATGGTGTGAAACGCGATAA
- the leuC gene encoding 3-isopropylmalate dehydratase large subunit, with the protein MGMTITEKIFSDHAGREVKAGEIVRVPIDMVIGNDITTPISIRAFEESGAQKLANPDGFSIVMDHFIPAKDIASANQAKISREFAYKHDLKHFFDEKDMGIEHALLPEKGLVVPGDVIIGADSHTCTHGALGAFSTGMGSTDLAFAMITGGNWFKVPESIKVVFSGKPGEHIYGKDLILELIRMIGVDGALYKALEFTGDTIEYLSMDDRFSLCNMAIEAGAKSGIIAVDEVTEAFLADKPLAREPKFHYSDADAAYTRVIEIDVAALEPVIAYPHLPSNGKPVSQAVRDDLKVDQVFIGSCTNGRLSDIKIAAEIVRGKRVARHTRMIVTPATQKILKAAEKAGYIDTLIDAGAVVSNPTCGACLGGYMGILGDNERCISTTNRNFVGRMGARSSEIYLANSAVAAASAIAGKIVDPRDI; encoded by the coding sequence ATGGGAATGACCATTACCGAAAAGATTTTTTCCGACCATGCCGGCCGCGAGGTGAAAGCGGGCGAGATCGTCCGGGTGCCGATCGACATGGTGATCGGCAACGACATCACCACCCCAATCTCCATCCGCGCCTTCGAGGAGAGCGGTGCCCAAAAACTGGCCAACCCCGACGGTTTCTCGATCGTGATGGACCACTTCATCCCGGCCAAGGATATCGCCAGCGCCAACCAGGCGAAGATCAGCCGTGAGTTTGCCTACAAACACGATCTCAAGCACTTTTTCGACGAAAAGGATATGGGGATCGAGCACGCCCTGCTTCCCGAAAAGGGGCTCGTGGTCCCGGGTGACGTCATCATCGGGGCTGACAGCCACACCTGCACCCACGGTGCGCTGGGCGCCTTCAGCACCGGCATGGGATCGACCGACCTGGCGTTTGCCATGATCACCGGTGGCAACTGGTTCAAGGTGCCCGAAAGCATCAAAGTGGTCTTCAGCGGAAAGCCGGGCGAGCACATCTACGGCAAAGACCTGATTTTGGAGCTCATCCGCATGATCGGCGTCGACGGCGCACTCTACAAGGCGTTGGAGTTCACGGGTGATACCATCGAATACCTGAGCATGGACGACCGTTTCAGCCTCTGCAACATGGCGATCGAAGCGGGGGCCAAAAGCGGCATCATCGCCGTGGATGAAGTGACCGAAGCGTTCCTCGCCGACAAGCCGCTGGCGCGCGAACCGAAATTCCACTATTCCGACGCCGACGCCGCCTACACCCGGGTGATCGAAATCGACGTGGCCGCGCTCGAGCCGGTGATCGCCTACCCGCACCTGCCCAGCAACGGCAAGCCGGTCAGCCAGGCCGTACGCGACGACCTGAAGGTCGATCAGGTCTTTATCGGAAGCTGCACCAACGGCCGCCTCAGCGACATCAAGATCGCCGCGGAGATCGTCAGGGGCAAAAGGGTGGCGCGCCACACCCGAATGATCGTCACCCCCGCGACCCAGAAGATCCTCAAAGCCGCCGAAAAGGCCGGCTACATCGACACGCTGATCGACGCGGGTGCGGTTGTTTCCAACCCAACCTGCGGCGCCTGCCTGGGCGGTTACATGGGAATTTTGGGCGACAACGAACGCTGTATCTCCACGACCAACCGCAACTTCGTGGGCCGCATGGGTGCGCGCAGCAGCGAGATCTATCTGGCCAACTCGGCTGTCGCCGCCGCCAGCGCCATCGCCGGCAAGATCGTCGATCCCCGCGATATCTGA
- a CDS encoding phosphatidate cytidylyltransferase translates to MGFFSIVSENRARFLTGAVLIAVVVSIGLIDNFFLIWLFLGIVFLFSFYEAMRLFGIEKNNQMYAYAMLVWLLALVYPNPDDLFFLIAVIFASLLAYTQDFDKRLFLPFLYPTASFLFLLALYKDFGVDSLFWLLVVVALTDIFAFFSGKLFGKRPFCPTSPKKTVEGVVGGVLIATFVGFFAGSLLVDWPQALLISLGTSIASVFGDLFESYLKRQANVKDSGDLLPGHGGMLDRVDGYLFGGIMMVLLLRGLL, encoded by the coding sequence ATGGGTTTTTTCTCCATCGTTTCCGAAAACAGGGCTCGTTTTCTCACCGGTGCTGTACTCATCGCCGTCGTCGTCTCCATCGGGCTGATCGACAACTTTTTTCTCATCTGGCTCTTTCTGGGCATCGTCTTTCTCTTCTCGTTCTACGAAGCGATGCGCCTTTTCGGTATCGAAAAAAACAATCAAATGTATGCCTACGCCATGCTGGTCTGGCTGCTGGCACTGGTCTATCCCAATCCGGACGATCTCTTTTTCCTGATCGCCGTCATCTTCGCCTCTTTGCTGGCCTATACCCAGGATTTCGACAAGCGACTTTTCCTTCCGTTCCTCTATCCGACGGCTTCGTTCCTGTTTCTATTGGCGCTTTACAAGGATTTCGGCGTCGATTCGCTGTTCTGGCTTCTTGTGGTGGTGGCACTGACCGACATTTTCGCCTTTTTCAGCGGCAAACTCTTCGGAAAGCGCCCCTTTTGCCCCACCTCCCCCAAAAAGACGGTTGAGGGTGTGGTCGGAGGGGTTCTGATCGCCACATTCGTCGGATTTTTCGCCGGCAGTCTTCTGGTCGACTGGCCCCAGGCCCTGCTGATCTCTCTTGGAACGTCGATCGCTTCCGTCTTCGGCGACCTTTTCGAAAGCTACCTCAAACGTCAGGCCAATGTCAAAGACAGCGGCGACCTTCTCCCCGGTCACGGCGGCATGCTCGACCGCGTGGACGGCTATCTCTTCGGCGGTATCATGATGGTGCTGCTGTTGAGAGGACTTTTGTAA
- a CDS encoding methyl-accepting chemotaxis protein: MTKFACTLHTIRSKFIANLLFSVLAVFISVIVAYYLAVKDVDSIMRTDINSVADALYEETLYIARKRPDAYRDPDFKKQIYNIKIGRSGYVYMMDAKGTFVVHYKKEGKNFAGHGYVDRIRQDRRGGIIEYTSAATGQHKIAAYRYIEPWRLWIVPGVNKADYFDAIQKNFMLWFTLLGLTMIALLTFINYKTGMSVLGPVQELDEVAKDLAEGEGDLTKRLPIRSSDEIGIAGRFVNHFIEKIQKLVAKAKETGDATLYKISMLARKIDGVTESAHATSEAVGRTKELADEIRSTVDDSLQLSQRTKEEIDTVAGRMQSVADAIGGINGQIARTAQIENDLAERFRQLESQTASVAEVLHLIYEIADQTNLLALNAAIEAARAGEHGRGFAVVADEVRKLAERTQKSLTEIDATIGVVTQSVTEASSMMSRNAENVENLLKESDEARAAIETFEAQLSQTASLSDTNFASTRTIVGKIEEVLLGIDRIDTLSAANAEEAARMRAIGKELEAKAMELKRLLDSFKS, from the coding sequence ATGACAAAATTCGCCTGCACACTTCACACCATTCGCAGCAAATTCATCGCCAATCTCCTCTTCTCGGTCCTGGCCGTCTTCATCAGTGTGATTGTAGCATACTACCTCGCCGTCAAAGATGTCGATTCCATCATGCGCACCGATATCAATTCGGTCGCCGACGCCCTTTATGAAGAGACCCTCTATATCGCGCGGAAGAGACCCGATGCCTACAGGGACCCCGATTTCAAAAAGCAGATTTACAACATCAAAATCGGCAGGAGCGGGTATGTCTATATGATGGACGCAAAAGGCACATTCGTCGTCCACTACAAAAAAGAGGGGAAAAATTTCGCCGGCCACGGCTATGTGGACAGGATACGCCAAGACAGAAGGGGAGGGATTATCGAGTATACTTCCGCCGCGACGGGACAGCATAAAATCGCCGCCTACCGCTACATTGAGCCCTGGAGACTCTGGATCGTTCCGGGTGTCAACAAAGCCGATTATTTCGATGCGATTCAAAAAAATTTCATGCTGTGGTTTACGCTGCTTGGGCTGACGATGATCGCGCTGCTGACATTCATCAACTACAAAACAGGGATGAGTGTCCTGGGGCCGGTGCAGGAACTCGACGAGGTGGCCAAGGATCTGGCCGAAGGGGAGGGGGACCTGACCAAGCGTCTCCCGATACGATCCAGCGACGAGATCGGCATCGCCGGGCGTTTTGTGAACCATTTCATCGAAAAGATCCAAAAACTTGTCGCCAAAGCGAAGGAGACGGGCGATGCCACCCTCTATAAAATTTCGATGCTCGCCAGGAAAATCGACGGGGTGACCGAAAGCGCCCACGCCACATCCGAAGCGGTAGGACGTACGAAAGAGCTGGCCGATGAAATCCGAAGCACGGTGGACGATTCGCTACAATTGAGCCAAAGGACCAAGGAGGAGATCGACACTGTCGCGGGCCGGATGCAATCGGTGGCCGACGCGATCGGGGGTATCAACGGGCAGATCGCCCGGACCGCGCAGATCGAAAACGACCTGGCGGAGCGCTTTAGGCAGCTCGAAAGCCAGACCGCCTCGGTCGCCGAAGTGCTTCACCTCATCTACGAAATCGCCGACCAGACCAATCTGCTGGCACTCAATGCCGCCATCGAAGCGGCGCGTGCCGGCGAACACGGCAGGGGGTTCGCCGTCGTCGCCGACGAAGTGCGAAAGCTGGCCGAAAGGACCCAGAAGAGCCTCACCGAGATCGACGCCACGATCGGTGTCGTGACGCAGTCGGTCACCGAAGCGAGCAGCATGATGTCGCGCAACGCCGAAAATGTCGAAAATCTTCTGAAGGAGAGCGACGAGGCCAGGGCCGCTATCGAAACCTTCGAGGCGCAGCTCTCACAGACGGCGTCATTGAGCGATACCAACTTCGCGAGCACCCGCACGATCGTCGGAAAGATCGAAGAGGTCCTCTTGGGTATCGACCGCATCGACACCCTCTCGGCCGCCAACGCCGAAGAGGCCGCGCGGATGCGCGCGATAGGAAAAGAGCTTGAAGCCAAGGCGATGGAACTCAAAAGGCTTCTGGACTCTTTCAAAAGCTGA
- a CDS encoding LysR substrate-binding domain-containing protein, producing the protein MKITLRQMEIFLEVAQVGHLTKVAEKMGLSQSAVSMSIKELENIIGYKLFDRINKKLALNEKGRAFAEAIAPLVSKLNDIEEEFKNDENNGELLIGVSTTIADYLIPPIICDYMKTYPQVKISLKIGNTKEIVEMIENGKVDMGFVEGNVDSTVIKQEVVGLDELIVVTGDKELAQNEEGYYIDKLLDKRWILREEGSGTREVFLTHLGDLAAQINLFLELRHPESIKNMLIQSGKCLTCLPRISVMKELERGDLFEVKIKKLKFERQFLLVYHKDKYKTSLLNKFIYFTRMQLGKILKR; encoded by the coding sequence ATGAAGATTACACTGCGTCAAATGGAGATATTTCTGGAAGTGGCTCAGGTGGGCCATTTGACCAAAGTGGCCGAAAAGATGGGCCTGAGCCAGTCCGCTGTCTCCATGTCCATCAAAGAACTCGAAAACATCATAGGCTACAAACTCTTTGACCGCATCAACAAGAAGCTGGCCCTCAACGAAAAGGGGCGCGCTTTTGCGGAAGCGATCGCTCCACTTGTGAGCAAACTCAACGACATCGAAGAGGAGTTCAAAAACGATGAAAACAATGGCGAATTGCTCATAGGTGTCAGTACCACGATAGCCGACTACCTGATACCTCCGATTATCTGCGACTACATGAAAACCTATCCGCAGGTCAAAATCAGTCTCAAAATCGGCAACACCAAAGAGATTGTGGAGATGATCGAAAACGGGAAGGTGGATATGGGATTTGTTGAAGGCAATGTCGATTCCACCGTCATCAAGCAAGAAGTCGTCGGACTCGACGAACTGATCGTCGTCACCGGTGACAAAGAGCTGGCGCAGAACGAAGAGGGCTACTACATCGACAAGCTGCTCGACAAACGGTGGATACTCCGGGAAGAGGGGTCCGGAACCCGTGAAGTCTTTTTGACGCATCTGGGAGATCTGGCGGCGCAAATCAATCTGTTTCTGGAGCTGCGACACCCCGAATCGATCAAAAATATGCTGATTCAAAGCGGCAAATGCCTCACCTGCCTTCCGAGAATCAGCGTCATGAAAGAGTTGGAACGGGGGGATCTTTTCGAAGTCAAAATCAAAAAACTGAAATTCGAACGGCAGTTTCTGCTCGTGTACCACAAAGACAAATACAAAACATCTCTGCTCAATAAATTCATCTATTTCACCCGGATGCAATTGGGGAAAATTCTCAAGCGGTGA